One window from the genome of Salvia splendens isolate huo1 chromosome 9, SspV2, whole genome shotgun sequence encodes:
- the LOC121748427 gene encoding serine/threonine-protein phosphatase 2A 65 kDa regulatory subunit A beta isoform-like, whose protein sequence is MSMVDEPLYPIAVLIDELKNEDIQLRLNSIRRLSTIARALGEERTRKELIPFLSENNDDDDEVLLAMAEELGVFIPYVGGEEHANVLLPPLETLCTVEETCVRDKAVESLCRIGSQMRESDLVDSFIPLAKRLAAGEWFTARVSACGVFHIAYPSAPDTLKTELRSIYSQLCQDDMPMVRRAAATNLGKFAATVEAAHLKTDIMSMFEDLTQDDQDSVRLLAVEGCAALGKLLEPQDCVAHILPVIVNFSQDKSWRVRYMVANQLYELCEAVGPEPTRTNLVPAYVRLLRDNEAEVRIAAAGKVTKFCRILDPELAIQHILPCVKELSSDSSQHVRSALASVIMGMAPVLGKDATIEQLLPIFLSLLKDEFPDVRLNIISKLDQVNQVIGIDLLSQSLLPAIVELAEDRHWRVRLAIIEYIPLLASQLGVGFFDDKLGALCMQWLQDKVYSIREAAANNLKRLAEEFGPEWAMQHIVPQVLDMVTNPHYLYRMTVLQAISLLAPVMGSDITCSKLLPVIVNATKDRVPNIKFNVAKVLQSMIPIVDQSVVEKTIRPSLVELSEDPDVDVRFFANQALQSIDHVMMSS, encoded by the exons ATGTCGATGGTGGATGAACCACTGTACCCAATAGCAGTCCTGATAGATGAGTTAAAGAATGAGGACATTCAGCTACGATTGAACTCCATACGTAGACTATCCACCATTGCACGTGCGCTCGGGGAGGAGAGGACTAGAAAGGAGTTGATTCCGTTTTTGAGTGAGAACAATGATGACGATGATGAGGTGCTGCTTGCTATGGCTGAAGAATTGGGCGTCTTCATTCCATATGTTGGAGGAGAGGAACATGCTAACGTGCTGCTCCCCCCTTTAGAAACACTTTGCACCGTGGAGGAGACCTGTGTGAGAGACAAAGCTGTAGAATCGTTGTGCAGAATTGGATCACAAATGAGGGAGAGTGATTTGGTTGACTCGTTTATTCCTCTTGCAAAG AGACTGGCAGCAGGCGAGTGGTTTACAGCCCGTGTCTCAGCTTGTGGCGTATTTCATATTGCATATCCAAGTGCCCCGGATACACTAAAGACAGAATTAAGGTCAATATACAGCCAATTATGTCAAGATGATATGCCTATGGTGAGAAGAGCGGCTGCAACGAACTTGGGAAAGTTTGCTGCTACAGTGGAAGCTGCTCATCTCAAGACAGATATAATGTCTATGTTTGAGGACCTCACACAAGATG ATCAAGATTCTGTTCGCTTATTGGCTGTTGAGGGCTGCGCTGCTCTTGGAAAGTTGTTGGAGCCTCAGGATTGTGTTGCCCATATTCTGCCTGTGATTGTCAACTTCTCACAG GATAAGTCTTGGCGTGTTCGTTACATGGTTGCCAATCAATTATATGAGCTTTGTGAGGCTGTGGGGCCTGAACCTACTAG GACGAATTTAGTTCCTGCATATGTGCGCCTGCTTCGAGATAATGAAGCAGAAGTGCGAATAGCAGCTGCCGGAAAAGTTACAAAATTCTGTCGGATTCTTGATCCAGAACTTGCTATCCAGCATATTCTGCCCTGTGTGAAG GAATTGTCATCTGATTCTTCCCAACATGTAAGATCTGCTTTGGCATCTGTCATTATGGGGATGGCTCCTGTCTTGGGAAAG GATGCAACAATCGAACAACTTCTTCCCATATTTCTCTCCCTCTTGAAAGACGAATTCCCTGATGTTCGCCTCAATATCATTAGCAAGTTAGACCAAGTCAATCAG GTTATAGGAATCGATCTTCTATCCCAGTCCTTACTACCAGCCATTGTCGAGCTGGCAGAAGACAGACATTGGAGAGTCAGGCTTGCCATCATAGAATATATACCTCTTTTGGCTAGTCAGTTGGGTGTTGGATTTTTCGACGACAAGCTCGGTGCCCTTTGCATGCAGTGGCTGCAGGACAAG GTTTACTCGATCCGAGAAGCTGCTGCTAATAATTTGAAGCGTCTGGCAGAGGAATTCGGTCCAGAATGGGCAATGCAGCATATCGTTCCTCAG GTCTTGGATATGGTGACGAACCCACACTATTTGTACCGTATGACTGTGCTTCAAGCAATCTCGCTACTTGCTCCGGTCATGGGTTCCGACATAACGTGCTCCAAATTATTGCCCGTCATTGTCAACGCTACCAAGGACAG GGTGCCCAACATCAAATTCAACGTGGCCAAGGTGTTGCAGTCGATGATCCCCATCGTTGATCAATCT GTGGTGGAGAAGACTATTCGCCCCAGTTTGGTCGAGCTCTCGGAGGACCCTGACGTCGATGTCCGTTTTTTTGCGAATCAAGCGCTCCAGTCAATCGATCATGTCATGATGTCGAGCTAG